acctctgacAAAGTACAGAACCCTAGAGATTAaggtctaattcactaaactctcacaaccgTGTGATCTCACAGTCTAATGCAAGAAGACTTGCAAAGATGATGCAATGGTGCATAAGATATCTtaaagagagctttgtgaataagGCCCCAGGTTAAgtattatgaaaaaaagaaaatgatttttttttttcacgtaGTTGGGGGTTTGACCTAAACCCAAATCGATTACTAGCAATTTGGTGAATCTGATCAAAAAATCTGTAGACAAAATTAAGATTTCTTAAAGCATGGTATTATTTGATTTTCACGttagttttgtttgatgttaaattaaattagttGTGTAATGATAGTTCCCGATGTTATTTTATTGCCTTCAGACGAGTCACAAGAAGACGTTCTTCTACCTGGAGCAGCTGATTCTCAAACACAAGGCTCACCTGAACACCGTCAACATCAAACCTGTCCACGGTGAGTCGTTTAgaactaaaaatgttttttaacaagCATTCAGGCTCGTAGGAATGGggatgcagggctagctctggtgCAGaagaacatttcgccaaattgtctactaaacttcaaaaatgtcAGAAACGCAGTTATTtgctaacaaaatatcaattattacatgaaattaattcgccaaattaaaataaaattcgctaattgtttttgaaattcgcagttggtgaatttggtgagtgccagagctagccctgggaTGGGGGCTGTGCCCTAACTTGAggacaaaaatatatgtttctttttcttaCTTACTATATAAACAAAGATAAAAATGTGGACCCCTCATAGAGATTGTGCCTCCCTCAGTCtaggggcgggatatagcttgatgtgcggtcggtccaggatcgatccccgtcagtgaacccattgggctatttctttttccagccagtgctccacaactggtgtaacaaaggctgtggtattaactatcctgcctgtaggatggtgcatataaaagatccctagctgctaatcgaaaagagtagcctatgaagtggcgacagtgggtttcctctcaatatatgtgtgatccttaactatatgtctgacgccatataatcgtaaataaaatgtgttgagtgcgtcattaaaaaaccatttccttccttccctcagtctaaatattatttctataaCCGTGTGCATTATGAAGACAGCTCGTAGAGGGCTATTCAACAATTTCCTAACATATACACATGTCCTTTGATGGGGTTTGAACTTCACAGCCCTGAGAATCGGACGTTGTTGGCAGCAATAAAAATGCTGTGGTACCCTACCTGATCTACCACTGCCCCCTTCccacacatttaattttttttagaaggaACATTTTGCCAGAGTTAATGCttgccatgcccccccccccccccccccccccctcccccttatAAAATTCAACCTGTGTTCTTAAAAGCAAGTACAATGATTTcatttgcataacccatttcttattttaaagCATTGAGTTGTGAAATTGTTTCCATGTAATTAGATACACAAAATTTCGCTTATCAGAGGCCTGTTTTAAgtatgaataattaaatttccatttcattcattacaatataacgtcatcccattggtccataCATAGCAATGGGAGTATGTTCAATTCTTGATAAACGAAAATATTACgtcgtcatatctgatgacgtcattttatatgtgCAAGTCGTCTTTGAGTGTTATTATTTATGGACCAAAGTATGACCTTTTAGGATTTTTATTAGCAAGTATaattcaaatttatttataattattgtgtgttatttattttacattcatctgggtatgaaaaaaaaatcatctgcaaacttgtGTGAGaatgattcacacagtttgtggatgatgatttattttttcataccccgataaaatataaaagaaataaccgacaatccttaaataataatCTTTACTGATGTTTGTTTTTCCAGAGGGAATAGATTTCTACTACTCTCAGCCTCAAGATGCCAGGAAGCTGGTCGACTTTCTCACCGCGGCGGTTCCATGCAGGTACTATTTTCTTGACAACATATGTTTATTTCATATATgatttttattgaaataaaaaggCAAGGTATAGGGTAGGTTTTTTTTCTGATGGTGGCAATGACATCAACGTTAtcatttagatcagtttctcacattTTTTAACCATTTTCATTTACTatgtttgaaattatttttacaaatatttaatattcacaTGTTGAGTGCAAATTATTTCTAAATAACTTACTGTAAACCATAAAAAGAAGTACTTTAGTTGAAgcattaaaatgtttgaagtggattttacttattatttttattattatttcattaaaagaaatataatataaaattaaaattttaaactggGATATTTTAGGTTGCAATTTTGCCGTACTATTTTCTAATTTGCTAAtcctgtttaatatttattttcagataTCAGACTGCAAAGGAATTGGTATCTCATGATCCACATAACAACACGTACAACTACAAAAACACTTTCTCTGTGGAGATTGTTCCAATATGCAAGgtaattctgtaaaatgtaTACACTTTTAAGAAACAACCATGACCACAATCATTAAAAATCTGACTCCGAGGACATGGAGAAACCCTGTTGCAAAATCCATTTACCCCAAATTTTCTGCATGGTTacttaagaaaaataaaaatgttttaatgtcttaaattttattttcaggatAATGTTGTCTGCATGCCAAAGAAACTAGCACAGTCACTAGGCAACATAAACCCGATCTGTGTCTGTTACCAGGTGACACAAGCGGTACGCCTCATCGATCCAAACACTCTGCAGAGTAAGTTGTCACAGTGATTGTAAGTCTGCtcatcactaaccactaaccgcccattgggctatttctcattccagccagtgcaccacaactggtatatcaaaggccgtggcatgtactaccctgtctgtgggatggtggatataaaaaataccttgcggctaatcgaaaagagttagcccatgaagtggcgacagcgggtttcctctctcaataactgtgtggtccgtaaccatatatctgacaccatataaccataaataaaatgtgttgagtgcgtcgttaaataaaacatttccttccttcactaaccaataaccaactaacccactgtcctggacagacagcctagacaGCCGaggtatgtgtgcccaggacattgtgcttgaaccttaattggatataagcatgaaaataagtcgaaatgaaatgaaagtgttCATCCATGACACATCAGTTTCAGCCTTtagaattttgaaaaatgagaaatggaattaattttttttggaaCTAAAAAACCATTGGGTCTGAATTAAATGCACTTGtctagccaggattttatattagaggtgggggggggtggggtggtggggtggtaaTCACATTGTCTATGAGTCATATTATGtggcaaaaaagaaaatatgtaaTGTGGTGGGGAGGGGGAAGAGGTGTGATTGGAGGGGGTCATTGGCGCCAAGTTCCCCTTCTAGCAATGCTAGTGTCTAACTGTAAAATGATTGGTACACCACAgcctgtggtgtgtactattctgtctacgagaaagtgcctataaaagatcccttgttgcttttCAGTAAGATTAGCCCATGCAGCGATAGCACCTTTTCTGTTACATCCATTCACCAAATATTGTAATAATCTTAGGTTACACATCTAATAGAAggaaaatagtttatttaacgacgcactcaacacattttatttacggttatatggcgacagacatatggttacggaccttAGGTTAGTCATCTAATAGCTACACTGTTTTGAGTGTGTTGATTTTattgaaaattgttttgtttaacgacaccactagagcacattaatttattaatcatcggccattggatttcaaacatatggtaaatttgacatatagtcttagaggggaaacctacatttttccattagtagcaagggatcttttatatgcactatcctacagactatataacacataccatggccagttgtgatgcactggctggaaagattTAATTGAGGTCAGGGACATAGCCAGGTGGTatagtgttcacttgatgtgcaatCGGTCTAGAATCCATACCCGTCAGCAGGCACATCAGGCTTATTCTTGCCTGGTATATCACTGGTATACTATATACCATAACTGGTATACTATATACCATAACTGGTATACTATATACCataactggcatatcaaaggctgtggtatgtgctatcctgctcacttgatgtgcaatCGGTCTAGAGTCCATACCCGTCAGCAGGCACATCAGGCTTATTCTTGCCTGGTATATCACTGGTATACTATATACCATAACTGGTATACTATATACCATAACTGGTATACTATATACCataactggcatatcaaaggctgtggtatgtgctatcttgctcacttgatgtgcaatCGGTCTAGAGTCGATACCCGTCGGCAGGCACACCAGGCTTTTTCTTACCTGGTATATCACTGGTATACTATataccataactggtatatcaaaggctgtggtatgtgctatcctgtctgtgagatggtgcatataaaagatcccttgctgctaatcgaaagagtagcccatgaagtggcgacagcaggtttcctctctcaatatctgtgtggttcttaactcatttagctcagtcggttgagtgcttgtttgaggtgcttgcgtcgcaggatcgaaccaccttggtggatccattcccCTGATGggtgtttttctcgttccaaccagtgcacgaaTATTGTCATTACCATAATATTTTAActgttcaaaggccgtggtttgtgctttcttgtctgtgggaaagtgtatttaaaagatcccttgctgcatgaggaaaaatgtagcgggtttcatctgatgactatgagtcagaattaccaaatgtttaacatccaatagctgatgagtaataaatcaatgtgctcttgttgtgtcgttaaagaaaacaaactttaacttgtaacTTTAGTTTTAACTGTAGTTTTtagtgtgctgaggtgtcattaaacaaatattcctatCTTTTCTCTGTAATGATGTGCTGCAAATACTGAACACAGAGAAAGCGTCTGTTCtcatgttacattttttttgttttaacaatttatAGTGGTCATTTGTAGTAGAGAATAATTTATGTTCTAATCACTACGATGTAAAAATTTGTAGTACCTACAAAAGTCATTTCAATTTTGTGgttcacatttaatatatatatataaattgattCTACTACAAACATAGCACCATGCGAACACTACTCGGTGTTAGTACCAGAAAGAAATTATTGgttatggtgctatggaattgaatgtaaccacagtcaacagggggtatgggggacctcccACAGAGagaaatgggttaagtttagggttagggtttaggaaatcatacattaataataagagtaattaattttgtctaaagattaattaaaaaaccccaaaaacatctgggtatggcgccatatccgttttaccctctggcagaaatcctgcAGTACTCAAGGAACAtgagttttaatatttcattacagTTGCCGAAGTGAGTGGTACGACATTCTGGCGCTATCCGTTCCTGTCGCTGTGCGAGCCGAAACAGCTGATCGAATACATGGTGATGCAGATTGAGATTATCTCTGAGAAGGATCGACCACACAGAATACCCGTGTCTAACAAGGTACTGAAATAAACACACTTAATACATAATAGGTGGGTTTTAGCTCAGCGATAGAGTCAGCACTCGAAACAGCTGATCGAATACATGGTGATGCAGATTGAGATTATCCCTGAGAAGGATCGACCACACAGAATACCCTTGTTTAACAAGGTACTGAAATAAACACACTTAATACATAATAGGTAGGTTTTAGCTCAGCGATAGAGTCAGCACTCGAAACAGCTGATCGAATACATGGTGATGCAGATTGAGATTATCCCTGAGAAGGATCGACCACACAGAATACCCGTGTCTAACAAGGTATTGAAATAAACACACTGAATACAAAATGGGTGGGATGTAACTCCACGGTAGAGTCAGCGCTTGAAACAAGCTGATTGAGAACATGGTTGGCCAATGTGTgggggtcaggtcaggtcatagggctttacgtgcacattcagagcaagctgttgtagtgcacgcctgccCTGGGCATAAGAGTCGGCCTTGGCCAgttcctctgtccaggacaggaaaggtggggatgAGAAGGAAGAGGGACCACCTGTACTGGCAGGTGTAAGGAaacaccagcagcccgaccgtggtcggtaacaggcggggaTTAGGtagtggtgctatggaattttgaaggagCCAAAAAATGCCAAAGataaaaggtgcgcaattttgattaaaGAAATTTGTCATAATTTTGAGCGGTTGGTGGGTGTCACGGATGAGTGGTtttataaaaaaccaaaacaaattcagCCCGCATTGGCCGATGTGTAGGTGTCGCGGATCggtgattttataaaatatttgattatttcaGCGCCTGTTGGCCGATGTGTGGATGTTGCAGATGAGtgattttatcaaatatttaattattttagcaCCTGTTGTCTGATGTATGGGTGTCACGGATGagtgattttataaaatattttattatttcagcacgTGTTATCCAATGTGTGGGTGTCACGGatgagtgattttgtaaaatatttgattatttcaGCACGTGTTGTCTGATGTGTGGGTGTCATGGATGAGtgattttatcaaatatttgattatttcaACTTGTGTCATCTGATGTATGGATGTCATGGATGagtgattttataaaatattttattatttcagcagGTGTTGTCTGATGTGTGGGTGTCATGGATGAGtgattttatcaaatatttcattattcagCACCAGTTGTCTGATGTGTGGGTGTCATGGATGAGtgattttatcaaatattttattatttcagcacgTGTTGGCCGATGTGTGGGTGTCGCGGATGAGTGATCTTGGGGTCAATGAACTACAGTTCTTCACTCGCACACATCTAGGTCACCTCCTCAACGTTGGTGATTCTGTCTTAGGGTAAGTCATTATGGTCTTTTCTTATATTAGGCTCAGACTGCCAACTGCCAGCAATAAGTTGGCCAATGTTTTGCTGTCATGACTTcgacgactgtccagttgctagtctgagtgctCTAACAACTCCATTCTCATCGTcaaacccattagttgttaatctgagcacaccaGTCTTAAGATTTGGAGAAATTACTAGGCAACCGTCAGTTTGGCCAACTTTctactggcagttggtagtttaAGCCAAGCATTACACATCTAAGTGTAATTCAGCTGTGTGAGAAATTCCTGTCTTGGTTGTGCGGATAGAAGTTGGCTATAGAATTGATTCTCTTTGGTTTGCTCATTTagaaataatacatatacataaacaacATACAGCAGAATCTCGTTGAATCGAACTTGGAAGGGTCAAATACACCACAATGCAGAAACAAAAatgaagtcccgagttacacttacacgttgTTGACTGAttggttcggtcgaactacctGATGGGTTGAACATTGTCTCGAGCACCATCGGGGTtcaaaacactttgacttctatacaaaattttaagatatacttaacttgattttatatattgtattatacttcctccccacagctccttacactgtggttttacatgagtctatataaatatgttcatgtacttaccatttgtgacgcCCAAtggccgatatgtatttttgtgctggggtgtcgttaaacaaacattcattcattcattcataccatCAGGGTTCAAGACAGTGGTATtcaactgtatattaaataacaaCTATACGGCTGTATTGCTATACAGAATTCTCTATGTTTACATAACATTTAGTACAATTTGTAAGCTCAAACAAAAGGGAATGCTCCAATTAAATAGAAACACATTTGTGTAGATCCTTTGTGTGACAAACACATTGTGCCTCAGGCTAGCATTCTTTAGTTTAAGTTGATGTATTTcttttgctggggtgtcgttgaacatcTTTCTGTTCTGTTcggttctgttctgttctgttctttagtttaaatttgtcaaatgttatatcattaaaatgtttgtttttcatttgtcagGTTTGATTTTGTGAATGCCAATCTAAATAATTGGGAAATGGATGTCATCAAATCGGACAAGGTTCCGGACGTGGTAGGTACACCAGATGCCAGTTGTTCAAACACTATTTCGCCGTAACTGGTGGTTAACAGAAATGTTCAAAATTCAGGGATTGAATCAGAACAAATAGTAATTAAACACATACTGTTGAAACCTGTTTTAGAACAATCGAataatcaaatctaaagtttattttgtatttgtgcaacAATACTTTAAGTATGCATTGAACAGATATGCCCAGATGTTTTCATCATGAGATATATACAATCATGCAAGTGTctagtgttcgagattaaaatttttggctagtatcccagttggatactaacatttcaaaatctggtatcccacctgagaatttagtattatatggcatcccggtgggatactgggttcttgaaatctggtatccccgggataccgttaatctcgaacactggtgtCCAACTGACTCACAACTGTTATTTCTACTCGACAAATTATGGACTGAAATTTTCATTCAGAAGTTATTTGgacttaatattattttactgtaGTGGGTGTTTTTTAAGTTCAACTAAATAtgctaaattttatataaaacaatttcaggTTTCCTGACTTCAGAACCAAGCGAGTTAAGTTAAAGTTCAGAAATAAAACTCCGTTTTAGATCACTTTCTTGAACTTTGAGACAGCTACTGTGCTATTTGGTAGACTGCAACTTAAATATAGTTGTATTTTTCTGTTGTAAAGGCagatttttcatttcttttcactGCAAATTctggtttaaaaaaatgctgTTTTGTATTTGATAGAATTACacatttgtgaaaatatttttgtttctttacttCAGATTCTGGTGAAGAAAATATTTGACAGACAGAACAGAATCCGCAAGAGAAAGTGGCGACTTCGTCATCTGCAAGATAATGCTGCCTTGGAAACGGAAAGTGATACCAGGTTAGAAAAAAATTGGTGAACTTTGTTTTGGAGGTAGAATGTGTGTAGAGTAACATGGTTGTTCCATGgaagttttttaaatttttatgctGAAACTGAGCATATTTTCTTTGTGTTAATGTGTTGTGTTGGTCAAAGTTTGTATTTGTTGTTCTGTGTGTTTCAGAGACTATCATGATTTCCTGGAAGACCTTGAAGAAGATCCAGCATACCGACAGAACGTCAATGTTTACAAAGGTAGGTTAGACAGAATGTCAATGTTTACAAAGGTAGGTTAGACAGAACATCAATGTTTACAAAGGTAGCTTAGACAGAACATCAATGTTTACAAAGGTAGGTTAGACAGAATGTCAAGTGTTTACAAAGGTAGCTTAGAAAGAACATCAATGTTTACAAAGGTAGGTTAGACAGAACGTCAAGTGTTTACAAAGGTAGGttagaacatcagtgtttaCAAAGGTACATTAGACAGAACGTCGGTGTTTACAAAGGTTAGACAGAACGTCAAGTGTTTACAATGTAGGTTAGACAGaatgttaatgtttacaaaGGTAGGTTAGACAGAACGTCAATGTTTACAAAGGTAGGTTAGACAGAATGTCAAGTGTTTACAAAGGTAGGTTAGACAGAACGTCAGTGTTTACAAAGGTACGTTGGACAGAACGTCAAGTGTTTACAAAGGTAGGTTAGACAGAACGGCAAGTGTTTACAAAGGTAGGTTAGACAGAACATCAATGTTTACAAAGGTAGGTTAGACAGAACATCAATGTTTACAAAGGTAGGTTAGACAGAACATCAATGTTTACAAAGGTAGGTTAGACAGAACATCAAGTGTTTACAAAGGTAGGTTAGACAGAACGTCAAATGTTTACAAACAACATTGAAAGGTAAAAGGAATAAGAGACAATCGTTAAATGGTTTTGATGTGTATTATTTCAGATCACCAGAAGATTCAGGTGGAGGCCGACGACACAACAGACGATGAGTCAGCGCCTCAGATCAGTCTGCAGGAGATGCTGGACGACCTTCACATTGGAGGCGATGCCACGGGGGGTGAAGGAGCACCAATGACCGATTGATTGGTCTATCATTGGTGACGACGCTACAGGGAGCGAAGGAGGACCAATGACCAGTTGATTGGTCTATCATTGTTGGTGGCAGggattgaaaataaatattctgtAAAATAAAGACTTGGGTGTGTAGTTGTTATGTCAAGGGTTCttaatgtaaaggtatttcttttcaacttaacTTAACCTGTCACCAATGTTCTGACAAGTTTATTGAAATTGGAAATAACATTGATAAGAGGTCAGGTTGATGTGACTGGATGTGACCAGTCTATTGAAATGGGGAGGGGGGTGATACCATTGGTGAGAGGTCAGATTGagatgttcggaccagtctaTTGAAATGGGGAGGGGGATACCATTGGTCAGAGGTCAGATTGagatgttcggaccagtctaTTAAAATGGGGAGGGGGGATACCATTAATGAAGGTCAGATTGagatgttcggaccagtctaTTGAAATGGGGAGGGGGGATACCATTGGTACTAGGTCAGATTGAGATGTTCGTCTATTAAaatggggggggagggggggaataCCATTGGTGAGAGGTCAGGATGAGATGTTCAGACCAGTCTATTGAAATAGGGGGAAATACCATTTATGAGAGGTCAAGTTAAATATTCATGATAAGAGAAAACAATCCACGTTTTGTACACTACAATTATAgcgttgttaaaaatataataatgatgacaatTTCAAGATTTCttatgcatgtacatatatatatacatatttaaaacattactgttctatattttttCAGTCATTATAACTATAATTTAATTCATAGGGTGTGGggctgtatttttttattgtttgagtATTAACTCTGATCGTGATTATCTGGAAATTGAAAATTTATGAAACGGAGATGTTTTGTAACTGGCAGATTCAGGTGGGacatgccccccacccacccccagaaAATATCCAAGTGCCCTCTTTTTTGCCCTCTTAATAGTTTTTCCCTTTGGGATGCCCTTTTGACAAGTTGGTCGTGTACCCTTTCCCCcattagtcccccccccccccccccccccaaaatattTGCTGGATGCACCCCTGCACTGGACACTGCAAAACAGCAGGGCTGTAGctagtgggggagggggacagttgcgcgcgcgcgcgccccccccccccccccccccccgaaaacaaTCCGGAACAGTCATTATATTATTACTGGGGAAGGACCTATAGTTAATTACTATGATCCATTTTCAGAGGATGTATTATAAGAATCTATATGTAACCATGTCAGTACACCGGAGGCGGTGGaaaattcaacaatatttttttgtagCTGTCTTTCACGATGCATCAATGTCCTATATTCTTTAGGATGAGAGAAAAACCTTTCCTCCTCACAGAATTTATGAAAATTACTTAGACACTGCGATTATTTAAAGATTCTAGATTTAGGTAATTTTGtggggaaaaacaaaacaaaattgaaaaccGAACCTTAtaatttgtcattttaattgctcctaaataaataaatataaagattgtctcatttgttgttggtttctttttataatttacataaaaattattgttttgaaaggaAAAGAGTGTACTCCAGCATGTTATTTATGCCATAACAGTTtggattttggtttttttttgtaaatcaatATTTGTGAACGAAGAATCATTTTGCACTGGCTTTGGTGGCATAGTGGTCAAGCTGTCGGTCTTAGGGCTGGTGGATCCACTCAACTGattatggggttttttctcattccaaacagtgcaccataactggtcaaaagctgtggtatgtgctttcctgtctgtggggaataagatcccttgctggtagtggaaaaatgtaattggtttcttctgatgacatgtcagaattacaaaatgtttgacatccgatagccgatg
Above is a genomic segment from Gigantopelta aegis isolate Gae_Host chromosome 7, Gae_host_genome, whole genome shotgun sequence containing:
- the LOC121377082 gene encoding 60S ribosomal export protein NMD3-like, which codes for MEYVGHVSASTNTILCCQCGTSITPNLTNMCVGCLRTEVDITEGIPKQAVLYFCKKCERYLQPPSMWISAQLESRELLAVCLKKLKGINKVQLIDAGFVWTEPHSQRIKVKLTIQKEVMNSAVLQQVFIVEFTVTNHMCDDCHRVEAKDYWKAVVQIRQKTSHKKTFFYLEQLILKHKAHLNTVNIKPVHEGIDFYYSQPQDARKLVDFLTAAVPCRYQTAKELVSHDPHNNTYNYKNTFSVEIVPICKDNVVCMPKKLAQSLGNINPICVCYQVTQAVRLIDPNTLQIAEVSGTTFWRYPFLSLCEPKQLIEYMVMQIEIISEKDRPHRIPVSNKHVLADVWVSRMSDLGVNELQFFTRTHLGHLLNVGDSVLGFDFVNANLNNWEMDVIKSDKVPDVILVKKIFDRQNRIRKRKWRLRHLQDNAALETESDTRDYHDFLEDLEEDPAYRQNVNVYKDHQKIQVEADDTTDDESAPQISLQEMLDDLHIGGDATGGEGAPMTD